GGCCAGAGCTAAAAGAGCCAGAAGCTTAGACAGACGCTCGTTATCAGTAAAATGAGTCGATTCTAGGCAAAATCCTCGAGTCTTGAGTGCCCCAAAGAGGGTTTCAATGCCCCAACGACGACCATAGTCGGCCAAAGCGGTATGGGGGTCATGGTCAGTGATGATAATCAGAAAATCATCATCGCTCTTTTGTTTCTTCTGTTTCGGGTCAAGGC
Above is a window of Roseofilum casamattae BLCC-M143 DNA encoding:
- a CDS encoding transposase; the protein is LDPKQKKQKSDDDFLIIITDHDPHTALADYGRRWGIETLFGALKTRGFCLESTHFTDNERLSKLLALLALAFVWAMKAGIWRHAQKPIRIILAHGRRAHSLFRYGFDLLRRFFIDPLSFSDSLFQPIQLLSCT